ATAATAGACTCGATTTCACACAGACGGAAACACATTAGAAATAAATTATACTTATTCGAAGTCCTAAACCGTGTAAGAGAAATTCGAGAAAAGACCCTCACCTTAGCCAAGATCGAGAATGGGAAGTAAATTGGAGAATAATACGAGATGACTTGATTATTAAATAACCCTAGGGGTTATACACCCGGTCTCGGCTTCTCACCTCATCACGTGATGAGTTAACAAAGATGCACATGACCAAACAAAAGAATATTAGTTAAAGGGTTTATGCAAGGTTACTTCTGGCACAAGAAACATATGAAATAAGAGCTTAACTCTTACGGCTTGGCTTTGCGGAGAGGAGGAGACGTCTCCGACGGGTCATGACTCACGGCAGTGTAAAGGGATGATCGATGGTGGTGACAACGACTTCCTCTTCGGCGAGGAATGATGGCTCCGGTCATGGTGATCCGTGCCGGTGGCGTCAAGATTCGATGACTCCGGCTCGTACGTCTCTTCCCCACAATGACAACGGATCTCTTGAACCTAAGTAACACGGGCCACTCCTTCGGTGATGGTTTCTATGATCTTCTTTGGCTTGGTACAACTTTGGACGGTGGCGACGTGGATCTCCGGTGGCTCACGGATCATGGCCGTGAAATATGTGGCTGGTCGTGACGGAACGCGACGGCTCCGGTTACTTGTCCCTCATCACGCGTCTTTAGTGGTGATGGTTCATGGACAGCAGCTATTCCTCCGGAATGAAAAACGGTGGTGGTGAACGGTGATTACGTCTCGTCTTCTCCGATAGACAGCCATGCAAACGTGAAGAAGAAGGGAACCAGAGAGAGATATAGATTAAAGGAGGCGGCTGATCTTTCTTTCGATACAACAAACATTTCTCTCGCTTAAGGTTTTAGAAGGGATTATATACACATGGATATATATACAACTCGGTTCATTAGTGGTTAGGTTCAATCAAATAATTAAATTAAACCATGAGCTACTAAACCAAAATCGGGGTCGTTACAAATTCTTCTTAGACTAAATAAGATCCTTAAGATTATCCTAATTTTCCGGGTATTCTAAGAATCAACGGATCTCTAGTCCTATCAAGCTTCTGCTACACCAGTTGGTATCAGAGCCCGTGTTTTGATTTCTTAATCAAAACTCGATCTGGAATCATGGAGAATTTGTTTGCGAAAAGTGAAATTATCGTTTACAAAGAAATTGTTGGAAGTCCGATCTTCGATCTTTATGATGATATTGGTTGGATTCAATACAACGACAATAAATTGGACGGCCATGAGGTAAACAATTTGGGAGATGTAGTTTTTCTCGAGAAAATTAGGTTTCTTCTTGTGGAAGGCAACAGCTTGGAGATAGGCAACTCACGTTCTAACGATTGTGGTACCAGTTGCGCTTTGAAGAAAACTGGCCCAATAAGAGCTTCTACACACAATCGTAATGACGAGCACATGGATATACCATCATCCACTCTCATGTTGATCACGTGGGTTAAGGGCCAAGGGAGGACAAAATTATATTATGTTTGGAAAATATTATCAATGGAAAAAGAAAAGAAAAAAAGATGATTGCCAACGACCGTTACGATTCGTTCTCGTTGATCATAGGTGATCTCAACGAATTTAAAAATACATTGATCTTAGACATTCTTAGACTAAGGTCATCTCCAATGTATTCCTCTATATTTTCTTCTATAATAGAGAAACTCTATAATAGAGGTGGTTTTCTCTCCGATGTATTTCTCTATTTTTTTCTCTATAAAAGAATATTCTTAAAAGATTTTTTTTTTATTTTATAAATAACACATTTAACTTATAAATGTTGTAAATTAACTCATTTATTATAACTTTTATTTTTTTCATAAAATTACAATATTATTTAAATTAAACATTTTATTACAAATGACATTAGAAAATATAATAAAACAAAATAGACATTATCTAAACATCTCATTACTATATTTTTCCCATAAATGGTCAATTAATACATTCCGAAGTGAGAAATGAGCTTCTTTATCTTTGATTTTTCTGAATCAACTTAGAAACTCTTGGAACCGATTATCTTCATCATCTGGTATTTAATTTGGACTTCTGGTGGTGGAGTTTCTCTTCCAATACACTAGAAGAAGGAAATAAACAATTCTTATAGAATCTAAAGAAGTCAAGTGAACAAAGACAAACATCAGTTGGAGATTCAAAGACAAAATTTTGCTTTTAAACATATGAAGGAAAAAAAATTTTATTTTGTGACGTAAATTTCATAGAAGGTCCAAATGTCCATGAACATTTCCAAGTAAAGAAAGCACATATTTTACAAAAGCGCAGTCACTAGCAACAAAATCAGCAAACTCCTCCTCCACCCACGTCGTTTGAACAATATTTTAACAATTTTTGTGGATTCGGAAGTAATTTACCGGAGTATTAAGTTGTTTCAACATGTTGTATTGATTAATATTTAAGTATTAAGTTGTTTCAATATTTAAGTTTAATTTTAATATGTTATCAATATGTAAAATTATGTTAAACTTTTAATAATTAAATTTTAATTAATAGTTTTAATTATCAATATAAAATTTTAGATATCATTCATTAAATAAAAAGTCTGACTTTAAAATAAAATAATTAGTAAGTAAACATAAAATAATTAGATATCTTTTTATTTATTTTATTTATAATTATAAAAATTAAAAATTAGTATGTAAACAAAAATATGTGCATTTATATGTAAAAAATTGTATTTCTTCATAAACATGTATTTTAGTTATAATCACAAAAGTTAAATGACTATTTTGTAAATAAAAAAGTACATCTCTATTATAGAGGAATGCTATTTTTTTCCCTAAATATAGAGGAAAAAATAGCAATCTCTATTGTAGGGGAAGAAATAGAGGTGGGTTGGAGTAGATTTTCCTCTATTATAGCATATAGAGGCAAATATATGGATGGTTTGGAGATGCTCTAAATAAGATCCTTGTGATTATCCTAGTTTTTCGGGTATTCTAAGAATCAACGGATCTCTAGTTCTATCCTATAAAGCTTCCGCTACACCAGTTAACGGAGCGGAAGTAACCGTAGTAACCGATAATGCGAAGTTAACGTTGAATTCTGAGAATGCTCGTTATCTTAGCCTTCTTAAGATCTGTTGAATTCTCAAAGAATGCCAAGAATTAAGGAATCAAAAGTTGTTTAACACAAAGCTCTAAGTTTTATAAATCAATAATCAAAGTTGTGACTCTTACAAACCAAAAGCTCACTATTTATACTAATAAGAAAATACCTAAATCCTTAAGGATTAGGATCTAACCTTCTATCCTAAAATCTTTTTAATATTAAGAATACTAATGTTTATCTAAAACAAGAATGAAAAGGAAACTAGAAAACCAAAGCCTAATAGAAATAGGATGCTAAGCTGCATCACGTCACCCGGGTTGAAAAGATTCGTACTCGAATCGCAAAGCACACCATTCGCAACCAACAGAACATGGCACAGTATTTCGAACACGCCAGAGCAAAGAAACTCAGGACGAACTAAAAACTNNNNNNNNNNNNNNNNNNNNNNNNNNNNNNNNNNNNNNNNNNNNNNNNNNNNNNNNNNNNNNNNNNNNNNNNNNNNNNNNNNNNNNNNNNNNNNNNNNNNACTTGGCGTGGAGAAAAGGAGGCTAGAGGATCTTGTCATACGATTTCAGAAGCACACAAAACGATGAAGAATCAAGTAATCCCCATATTTGATGAAGAAAAGTACGACTTCTGGAGCATCAAGATGACAACCATTCTCAAGACCAGGAAGTTATGGTATGTGGTTGAAGAAGGTGTAGCATCCCCACCAGCACTAGTGGAAGAAACCCCTGAAACGGCAAGGGCAAGATCGCTTAGAGAAGAAGCGATGATGAACGATACATTGGCGTTGCAAATCTTGCAAACTGCTGTATCGGATCATATCTTCTCACGGATTGCAGCAGCATCGACATCCAAAGAGGCGTGGGATGCATTGAAGGAAGAGTATGAAGGCTCTTCTCAAGTTCGTTTGATTAAGCTTCAAACGTTGCGAAGGGAGTACGAGAATCTGAAGATGTATGAGAATGAAGACATCAAGGTCTTCACAGATAAGATAGTTGAATTGGCAAATCAATTAACTTATCATGGTGAACAGAAGTCGGATGTTCAACTCATACAAAAGATACTCATCTCTCTCCCAACCAAGTTCGATAGCATAGTTAGTGTGTTGGAGCAAACAAGCGATTTGACTTCAACAAAGATGACAGAGTTGATCGGGATTTTGAAGGCTCATGAAGCAAGGCTGGCTGCAAGAGAAGAAAGCACCAATGAAGGAGAATTTGATGCTCGTGTTAAGCACGGAAATTCTGGTGTTACATCAGACAACTCAAANNNNNNNNNNNNNNNNNNNNNNNNNNNNNNNNNNNNNAGAAACAGAAGAAGGATGATCCAAAGAAGGATCACCGAAGTAACAAGGAGTGTTACAATTGTGGCAAGTTAGGCCATTTTGCAAATCAGTGCTACTCAATGAAGAAATAGAAGGCACATTTCAGTCTCGAAGAAGACTCGAATGAAGATCACATGTTGTTCAGTGCGAGCGAAGCAGCAACAACAGTGATGGAAGATGTTTGGTTAGTAGACAGTGGAGCAACTAATCATATGACAAAGGAGGAGAATTACTTCTCAAGGCTTCATAGGAGCATCAAGTTTCCAATAAAAATTGGAAATGGAAGCACGGTCATGACAGCCGGTAAAGGTGACATTACCGTCATGACTAAAGGTGGCAAGAGGACCATCAGAAATGTGTTCTTAGTTCCGGGATTGGCGAAAAATTTGTTGAGTGTTCCACAAATTGTTTCAAGCGGATACCGGGTGAGTTTCCAAGAGAAGAGATGCATCATAGATGATGCAAAAGATGGATATCCTGACTCACAAAAGCTATCGAATCAGGATGAGTTCGGCTCAGGTAGAAGAAGCCATGAGCGCTAGTGAGCAAGGAAAGATGGAGACATGGCACAAGAGACTTGGTCATGTAGGCGACAAAAGGTTGCAACAAATGCAAGACAAAGACTTGGTAAAGGGGTTACCAAAGTTTTTAGTAAAGAAGGAAGCATGTGAAGCGTGTAGACTTGGAAAGCAATCACGCAAAAGCTTCCCAAAGGAATCTCAAACTAAGACAAGAGAAAAGCTTGAGATTGTACATACTGATGTATGTGGGCCGATGCAGCATCAATCCGTTGATGGAAGCCGATACTTTTTGCTATTCTTGGATGATCATACTCACATGTGTTGGGTATACTTCATGAAGCAAAAGTCAGAGACATTCTCACTGTTCAAGAAGTTCAAAGCAATGGTGGAGAAGCAATCGGATTGTACCATCAAGACACTGAGATCAGATGGAGGTGGTGAGTTCACTTCACGAGAATTCAACCGGTTCTGTGAAGAAGAAGGAATCAATAAGCAAGTCACATTGCCTTATTCACCACAACAAAATGGTGCAGCGGAGCGCATGAATAGGACCTTGGTGGAGATGGCTAGATCGATGTTGGCAGAGCAAGACTTACCGCTCAAGTGGTATACACTGCCTCATACCTTCAAAACCGTCTACCATCAAAGGCGATAGAGGAAGATGTCACTCCTATAGAGAAGTGGTGTGGACACAAGCCAGATGTGTCACACATGAGAATGTTTGGTANNNNNNNNNNNNNNNNNNNNNNNNNNNNNNNNNNNNNNNNNNNNNNNNNNNNNNNNNNNNNNNNNNNNNNNNNNNNNNNNNNNNNNNNNNNNNNNNNNNNNNNNNNNGAGAAGATTGAAGTATCAAGAGATGTCGAGTTTGAAGAAAGCAAGAAGTGGGATTGGAAAAGGCAAGAAGAAGTAAGGAAGAAATTGAAGTTGTCTAGAAAAGACTCTCACTCGCCTGAGGAACAAACCGAATTTACATCCAGTCCTGAGGAACAAACCGAAGGTACATCCAGCCCTGAGGAACAATTTGGAGGTATTTTCAGTCCTGTTCTCTTTCAACATGATGATCATGATACTAGTAGTGGAGATGAAGAAGCTTCTGAGGCACCAAGGAAGTTCAGGTCCATGGTTGATATCATGGAAAGGGCACCGAGAGTAGAGCTTGATGAAGCGGCTCAAGTTATAGAAGTTTGTCTTCATGCAAATGAAGAACCATACACTTATGATGAAGCGTGTGGTACCAAGGAATAGAGAGAAGCGATGAATGAGGAGATAGCCATGATTGAGAAGAACAAGACGTGGGAACTAGTGGACAAGCCAAATAAGAAGAATGTGATAAGTGTGAAGTGGATCTACAAGATCAAGACCGATGCAAACGGGAATCACATCAAGCACAAGGCGCGGCTAGTTGCAAGAGGGTTCTCTCAAGAGTATGGTGTTTACTACCTTGAGACGTTTGCTCCTGTCTCAAGACATGATACAATACGAACCATACTTGCCTATGCGGCTCAGATGAAGTGGCGATTGTACCAGATGGATGTGAAGTCAGCCTTTCTCAATGGCGACCTCAAGGAANNNNNNNNNNNNNNNNNNNNNNNNNNNNNNNNNNNNNNNNNNNNNNNNNNNNNNNNNNNNNNNNNNNNNNNNNNNNNNNNNNNNNNNNNNNNNNNNNNNNNNNNNNNNNNNNNNNNNNNNNNNNNNNNNNNNNNNNNNNNNNNNNNNNNNNNNNNNNNNNNNNNNNNNNNNNNNNNNNNNNNNNNNNNNNNNNNNNNNNNNNNNNNNNNNNNNNNNNNNNNNNNNNNNNNNNNNNNNNNNNNNNNNNNNNNNNNNNNNNNNNNNNNNNNNNNNNNNNNNNNNNNNNNNNNNNNNNNNNNNNNNNNNNNNNNNNNNNNNNNNNNNNNNNNNNNNNNNNNNNNNNNNNNNNNNNNNNNNNNNNNNNNNNNNNNNNNNNNNNNNNNNNNNNNNNNNNNNNNNNNNNNNNNNNNNNNNNNNNNNNNNNNNNNNNNNNNNNNNNNACATCAATACAAGAATCTCAATAATAAAAAGTATTTCACATAAGTTACATCATTTTCGGAACTATCTGAAGTAAGCCTGTAACATCTATCTTATTCTTTCTCTCGAACTTGTGTGTAACACACAGTGATCATTGTGTAACACAAGCGGTTGGTAAAAGATTAACACATGGAAGTTCAAAGAATATAATATATGCACCCAAGGACGTGCCACAAAGAGATGTCCCCGTAGTTAGATTGATGTCCCTCGTACCGTTTGTTCGACTAGCATCGGTGAAACTAAGCAACCCATTCTCTGTTTTAGAACATTTATGTGCGTCTAGCCATTCCGACGGAGCACTCATTGCAACATAACTCTCGTTATCTAAATAAGACCTTGTTTTATTTTTTTCAACAGACCTTCCCTGCACAAAAAACTTTTGTGAACTTGATGGATCTCCCTGATAACCAAGACCAATTGTTGACTTCCCTGTTCTTCCCGTGCTTAGAATCTTATCTAAAGTTGAAGATCTTTTGTTTAACATACGGATTTGTTTATGTATTTCGTTCAGTTCATGCTCCAAATTCCTGTTTTTCTCTTTCTCCAAGGCAAGAGCTTCCCTAAGATAAGTGATTTTGTACTCCATTGCATGTTTCTCCATGAGAGATAGTTTACTTAAACAATCATGATGACCACGGTCCAACTTCAGAACACTCCCCGTTTCTTCTAACAACTTCGTATACGTAGAGCCAATGCTTCTTCTTTCCTGTGTTTCAAAAGGACCTACATATGAGGTTTCTTTATTTTGATCACGATCAGGT
This sequence is a window from Brassica oleracea var. oleracea cultivar TO1000 chromosome C1, BOL, whole genome shotgun sequence. Protein-coding genes within it:
- the LOC106332773 gene encoding uncharacterized protein LOC106332773, which gives rise to MKNQVIPIFDEEKYDFWSIKMTTILKTRKLWYVVEEGVASPPALVEETPETARARSLREEAMMNDTLALQILQTAVSDHIFSRIAAASTSKEAWDALKEEYEGSSQVRLIKLQTLRREYENLKMYENEDIKVFTDKIVELANQLTYHGEQKSDVQLIQKILISLPTKFDSIVSVLEQTSDLTSTKMTELIGILKAHEARLAAREESTNEGEFDARVKHGNSGKQKKDDPKKDHRSNKECYNCGNLEEDSNEDHMLFSASEAATTVMEDVWLVDSGATNHMTKEENYFSRLHRSIKFPIKIGNGSTVMTAGKGDITVMTKGGKRTIRNVFLVPGLAKNLLSVPQIVSSGYRVSFQEKRCIIDDAKDGYPDSQKLSNQDEFGSGRRSHER